Genomic segment of Engystomops pustulosus chromosome 8, aEngPut4.maternal, whole genome shotgun sequence:
CCCATTTGTCCTGGTGTCAGAATTACTCTTGTGCAGTTGTTAGGTCCCTCATTTGTCCTTGTGTCAGGATTACATTTCATGAGCAGATGTTGGACCCTCTCCCCAATATGTTGGGGTTTCAGGTTCTGTTTTGCACTGTGCTTATCATGATATTTGGGAGTGCATTGCGGCGTTTCTTCCAGGCTCCGAGCTCGCTGGAGTAACACCTCATCTGTTGATACCAGTGTTGAGTTCGGGAATTGTCACTGTCTTTAAAAACAAACCCTTCCTTCCTGACCTCCAGAAGTTCGAATGTCTCTTCGCAGTCCGGATCAGTCGACACAACACACTGGTCCAGTCTCAGGGGTTCCCTCAGCATTACAAATTTGCCATTGCTTTTGTCTTTTATCAGCACCAGTACGGCGTCCTTCACAGTCCGGGTGGAGAGGCCGCTCTCCAGGCTGGAGTCAGACGCCCTCTTTACATTCACCATCAGTAGCGCATGCACGTTGTGGAACTTGAGGGCCTTGCAGCCCTTTTTGACCCATTGTCCGTCTGTCGGCTGTGCCATCTGCAGGAGACCCTCCTTAATGAAGCGCGTCTCCTCCCGGGGCCAGCCCACCTGCTTGACGGCCATCTCCTTCATTTCGATGTTGGTCACCTCCCTGTTCTTCCTGCTGTCCCTGCGGAAGGAGCGTAACGTCCATGTGTTCCCCTCCTGCTTGGTCTTCATGTTGATGTGCTCCAGGTGCGATTCTATCCTGCTCTTGGCCTCCCACAAGCTGCTGTGATCGGGATGAAACTCTGTTGTGCTCTTGAGGATGCGGCTCAGCAGCAGCGGGTACTTGGTCACACGCTGTAGAGGAGCCATGAGGAAAGAGCGGAGGTTCATGCGTCGCAACGCTGTGTTATCGTTCTGGGACACATCCAGGAATATTCTggaaaaaagagatgagacacaaGGAGACTGAGACAATACATCACATCTGTAGCTGCCTAAGTTCCTGCACGCagaggagcagatcctgacaTCTGCTGCAGTACCTCTTACCATCAACAGGCAGTAATATTGGCTCACAACTGACCACTACACCCGAAGGCTGGGTAATACTACAAGAGACACACTGaaggatggaggatgtgcaccattctaTACAtactatgctgcacattgtatagaacatatattggatgtatatattctgtaaaTGTGGTAAAAGGTGACAGTTGCAccacattatgggggagatttatctgcaCCAGGGTACGATCCCtccagtgtccagatacattaagaggcttagGCCTTTCGTTTGCTGATTTTCATGCAAAACTAGCGGAGCAccagttttgcataaaaaccacTGAACTAAAGTTTGCTGTTTTCTCAAAGGAACGCTGCCTGCCCACCCCCTCCACCGGCCGCTGTGCTCCTCTACGCCCCCTCCATgaccacatggcgtggaggtggcgtgaTAAATCACTATTCTTCTGAGTGCAGATTCCTCATTCCCTCACACCTGTTGTCTGACATTTAGGATGTCGCGTTTTTTAATGTTTATCATGCGTTTGGCtaaacctgtttatcttcatttctagaagagTAGGCgactgtgaaacagattaaaaccagccaaatgcatggtaaacatacaaaaacgtatgggttttttaaacagactgaaaatgcatgctttaaaacggtccaaaaacgcaacatgtggcatcacccttaggctacattcacattaacgtgtgcccGCCTTCCCATATCACGGCAGGCACACTttggcaccggggagaggaggagggaatcATCCCCGCCCCTTTACACAGTGGATATATGGTGCCCGCTaccgtattccgtagaaagatagggcatgtcctatctttctcaggGCTACAGaaaggtacggtgccacacatgtgctgcaccataccgctccagtAGGGAGCTGTGCGCCCATAGCCGTGTATGGGGAGCGTATATacgctgtacatacactcaccggccactttattaggtacacctgtccaactgctcgttaacacttaatttctaatcagccaatcacatggcggcaactcagtgcatttaggcatgtagacatggtcaagacaatctcctgcagttcaaaccgagcatcagtatggggaagaaaggtgatttgaggcctttgaacgtggcatggttgttggtgccagaagggatggtctgagtatttcagaaactgctgatctactgggattttcacgcacaacaatctctagggtttacagagaatggtctgaaaaagaaaaaacatccagtgagcggcagttctgtgggcggaaatgccttgttgatgccagaggtcagaggagaatgggcagactggttcgagctgatagaaacgcaacagtgactcaaatcgccacccgttacaaccaaggtaggcagaagagcatctctgaacgcacagtacgtccaactttgaggcagatgggctacagcagcagaagaccataccgggtgccactcctttcagctaagaacaggaaactgaggctacaatttgcacaagctcatcgaaattggacagtagaagattggaaaaacgttgcctggtctgatgagtctcgatttctgctgcgacattcggatggtagggtcagaatttggcgtcaacaacatgaaagtatggatccatcctgccttgtatcaacggttcaggctggtggtggtggtgtcatggtgtggggaatattttcttggcactctttgggtcccttggtaccaattgagcatcgttgcaacgccacagcctacctgactattgttgctgaccatgtccatccctttatgaccacaatgtaccctgtaacatctgatggctactttcagcaggataatgcgccatgtcataaagctggaatcatctcagactggtttcctgaacatgacaatgaggtcactggacacaaatggcctccacagtcaccagatctcaatccaatagagcatctttgggatgtggtggaacgggagattctcatcatggatgtgcagccgacaaatctgcggcaactgtgtgatgccatcatgtcaatatggaccaaaatctctgaggagcttccagcaccttgttgaatctatgccacgaagaattgaggcagttctgaaggcaaaagggggtccaaccctttactagcatggtgtacctaataaagtggccagtgagtgtacgttagccatatatatgtccccatacgttcgtgtgcataTAGCCTTAGTCTGCAGATGCAACTTGTGTCTTCAGCAGCCAAGTCTATTCTCTCCTTGCAATGGGCTCTAGTAAAGGGGTAGGGGTATCCTCAGACTCTGCTAGCACTGAAGTGGAGCTCCTGGACTTATTTGGGAATAGCATTGACATCCAGCCAGGATCTACATGAAGTATGGTAGAATCACACACCCTGTGACTGGTCTCACCTGAGCAGCTCCTTCTCCTTCTCCAGGGTGTTCAGTGTGGTCATGGAGGTTGGTTGCTGGAGGCAGTAGGTCTGGAAGGCAGGAAGCATGTTGACAAACTCCAAGAAGATCTCCCCAATGCAGATGGTCATCAGGTCATCGTCCCCCTGCAGGGAGTAGCCAAAGAATGTCATGCAGCAGCACAGACCTACACTAGACAAGTGTCAGAGGGTGAGAAACTAAGCCCCCGCATCCTAAGATCTGTAGCcataacatattgggggtcatttacttagggccggaatcacgtttttccgtcaggttacccgaatattaccgttttgcgctgattttccctgaattgccccgggtttttggcgcacgagattgcattgtggcgcatcagcgccggcatgcacgcaacgaaaattgggtggcgtggccgtaagaaaacccaacggatttggaaaaaccgccgtatttaaaaaaaaaagtttcgctTGACGCGCTTAACTGCACCCACGATatcttggtgaacttcagtgcactccgacggacttcagtgcagcagcgacacctggtggacatcgggcgcacgaccttagtgaatcgctgaaaGACCCGAatactccacagagaacgcgccgctggatcgcgataggaccgggtaagtaaatctgcgccaATGTGTCTTTACCTGGTCAAAGGCCTGGTCAATCTCCTCCTGTAGTAACTCCAGGAACTTCTCGTTGAGGTCGATGAGCTCCTGTATGTTGCTGAACACCACAGCCAGCTGTTCGCGTGTCAGCAGCCCCGCCGTCTGCATGGGAAGGTAGAATTCCTCTTTAATTATCCGCAGATCCTCCCCGTAGCTCGATTCTGTATTAACAAACTCCAAGACGGCCTCTTTGCGCTCCATCCTACGGGtgacacatctcacacacagggTCTCCCTCCTTTTGCCTCTACTCTCAGGGTCCATAGATAAGTTACTCTCCCCACAGTCTATACATGGCCGGTGCGCCTCCCAGGCCTCCAGGGAGGATGAGGCTTCTGCTACccgagccctccacctcctggaaAGTGCGTCTCCAATGCCGCTGTCCACCCTCTCCACCTCTCCGGGCTTCACGGCTCTCCTGTTCCCCTCACATTCTTCTCTCTCATCGTTGACCCCCACAATCCCGCTGTCTGTGCTCAGGCTGCTGATGTTGCTCCAGCGGTGGCGGGACCGGTAGGAGTGACCCGCGCCGCCCTCCTTTTCGGAGCTGCATGATGTGGTGGTGTTGGCCTTCATCAGAACCGGTCCTGTGCAATCCAGAAGAGGACAATAAGCCTGGGTCATATTATCATGTCAAGTatctaggctacatttacacagcAGTATCATGGCTAAGTACAGGGATGAGGGCGGCCTAACATTTTGACTTTACTGCCTAAACAAGTTAATTTTCTACGTGTTACTCTACTTGTGCAAttctttaaaatatatttttaaggtAGTTTTGACTGTAATGACCCCTGAGAGCTAACATAACCCGGATGTAAGCGTAGGTAGTAGGTGGTGTGATATGGGTCAGCGCTGGTACCATTCTCTCTGTCCTGCCTCCTCTTCTGTGCATGGTGACGAGCCGCTGCCGCAATCTTCAGCTCTAGCTGTTTCCTCTTGACAGCATCCGTGGGCATGGGGTCACTGAAATGTGGGCGCAGACGACAACCACGTTGGGCCTTTCCAGACTCTCCAGCCTCGTGAGTCATGTCTGAGCTGGATCTCCGACACCCAGGACTGCAGATCTGAAAATCAAAGCAGAAGCAATAATGATGATGAGGCGCAGGCAAGTGACTAACACTTGCCCACCCCACACCTACGGCTGCTGTCGCCTTGTGTTATCAGCGGGGAttgtccagcgctgctgtcagtgGGCGACTCTctatgactgctccacattagtGATAAATCCGGGGGTTACATGTTGTGTGATTTATACTATTCCTCATATCCCTGCAAATCATGGCTAAACTGATGTTTCATGGGGGTGGGAAATGGTTAACGCTGGGATCACATGTAAATATATCATCAGATCCTTATCTGTCTCTGGATCCCCCAATCTAATCAGTACATTAATGGTCAATTGTAAGAGGCCAGGGGCGTAACAACaggggtagcagctgctatggggccaacagtgtcaggggcccctgtcatccgacctgacactaaaaagggaagatgtgcaccattatatacatattatgctacaaaTTGTACacagtaatatgtatataacatatatgtgatgtatatttatacagtgcaaatatgtacttttttatgCAGTTGGGGGACCtttttcagaagtctgctatgggccctgcctttcctagttgcGCCGCTCCGGGTCCATGTCTGTGAATGCAGTGCAATGTGTGAACGAGTCCCAAGTTGATGACTATTAAACGTAGGGGGCGCCGTTTTATAGGGCCGGAGGCGATATCACTGGTGCCCCTCCCCAGCACAGCGGCCCCCATACTTACACTAGGCTTGGTCTCAGAAGACACATCATTGCTCATtgtgtttttacaacttttcGTTGCCATGGATACAGCAGGTGATTGAAAGCTCTGCAGCCCAGGGATGGTCTCAGTTTTTGGGGTGTCACATGGTGCACTTTGTGTCTCAGCACTTTCAGAGCTGCAGCTGTGAGGGGGACATAAAATTACAATAAAGCATCACATGTGTCACCTACAGAAGAAGGTGTCACCCTGGAAATCTCATACAGCAATAAATGATAATGGAGGGATAAGAATCCTTACAGAGAGACCTGCTCAGTGGCGCCCCCCGCTGCTCCAATGTGATGTGAGATCAGTGTGGGTTACAGATGAAGGCAGCGGCCATTAGGTCAGTATAGTCACCTCTGACCTCACTGATCTCCACATCCGGCTGCAGGGTCTCATCAAGACTTTCTATCTCTTTATAATCCAAAACCTGCACCAGTCGCTCTGTACTATAAGAGTAACTGAATGATACATCCAACTGTGATATCTCATGAGAGCGGCCTCATTATCCATTCACTTTGTCTAATTGTCCTAATTCCCTCTTTCCCTCTGACATTGCGGCTGAAGTCCATCTTGCTAGCCTGCTCAATGACATGTCAGATTACATggcagctctatggagaggggagagggagcagtgagtcacagcagcgagGTCTACACCCACCAGAGAGGACTAATAGAAGCTGCAGTCCAAAACCAATGTTACCCCAC
This window contains:
- the LOC140075776 gene encoding uncharacterized protein, producing MDAQHHPGCLQGPLYILQHPCAKLPCPSAMTYIRADETHEHSSAIPRPRCTDHGLEEPGSMHPLQSVDCHPTHPLQACHTGNGGTDAEPRLYRSLENLHWADSNVFAHYRSLDSEFFLHCRSTRHLSEGSAGNVSLHGLSERLGGHRDFTGTPLAKVHQWLFLTADDKVSYGDAKRELKEKLRTHSSKIVEPIRPIRPQACVVDCMAREATERLCQQCKNRVPCSAISVGHLALPSSPMPTTRLCTSLFHHRTTPEHIKQEARRRLQLRRQNSSPNLTLYQEDSESKALVKSKTAESFKEQKPCSGRVLEANTPRKTSSKVKFYIPTFEEFKKMRRKEKSDVHVQPTSTCTTSTQEPVTSSQQMTAPPSLDLVQDSISEANTLQDLPQPNTGGQDSSLDRRAHSPCRPAFTAPICSSPVPRFPFQALNMLSTKAELVVCESHVSGASGGLPGTAEQGLPSEAHSSCCPSLLLEATDLSGYGAKLQKMKDGLIGSALDLIKKSCSSESAETQSAPCDTPKTETIPGLQSFQSPAVSMATKSCKNTMSNDVSSETKPSICSPGCRRSSSDMTHEAGESGKAQRGCRLRPHFSDPMPTDAVKRKQLELKIAAAARHHAQKRRQDRENGPVLMKANTTTSCSSEKEGGAGHSYRSRHRWSNISSLSTDSGIVGVNDEREECEGNRRAVKPGEVERVDSGIGDALSRRWRARVAEASSSLEAWEAHRPCIDCGESNLSMDPESRGKRRETLCVRCVTRRMERKEAVLEFVNTESSYGEDLRIIKEEFYLPMQTAGLLTREQLAVVFSNIQELIDLNEKFLELLQEEIDQAFDQGDDDLMTICIGEIFLEFVNMLPAFQTYCLQQPTSMTTLNTLEKEKELLRIFLDVSQNDNTALRRMNLRSFLMAPLQRVTKYPLLLSRILKSTTEFHPDHSSLWEAKSRIESHLEHINMKTKQEGNTWTLRSFRRDSRKNREVTNIEMKEMAVKQVGWPREETRFIKEGLLQMAQPTDGQWVKKGCKALKFHNVHALLMVNVKRASDSSLESGLSTRTVKDAVLVLIKDKSNGKFVMLREPLRLDQCVVSTDPDCEETFELLEVRKEGFVFKDSDNSRTQHWYQQMRCYSSELGAWKKRRNALPNIMISTVQNRT